The DNA window TCTTATCTGTAAGTAACAGAACACAATAGTAGTTTCTAATATTTGAACAACCCATTAAATTGGCAGCTGACACAAAATActgattatttttatttcatgCATGGTGGTCCCATGTACACTATGAATGTTATCATGAGAGGAATTATAACCAATAAGTACGATTTCATGAATGCTGCCAACATGTACATGTCCCCGAGTTTCGGTATTTTATACTCCGAGAATGTATGCTTTGGGATATAGGGACTGATTTCAGCAACCCCTCCTTTGTCTTGTGTGTTTTTAAGTCTCAGGCTGGAGTGAGTGGTCACTGAGACTCCTCCAGTGCCTGTGCACCCAACCCCTCCTTTTGTCTTGTGTGTTTTTAAGTCTCAGGCTGGAGTGAGTGGTCACTGAGACTCCTCCAGTGCCTGTGCACCCAACCCCTCCTTTGTCTTGTGTGTTTTTAAGTCTCAGGCTGGAGTGAGTGGTCACTGAGACTCCTCCAGTGCCTGTGCACCCAACCCCTCCGCTCTGGATCGTCCTATAAAGCTCTCTTCTCATACAAAGCTCTCTTCCATGTTGGAGCACAGCAGGAAAGAGTCCACCAGTCTGGGCTTGATCAGCTGCTGGTGGTCGGTGGCCTCGATGCTGTCTGGACACCCTGCTGCCAGCCTCCTCAGGGCAGCCTGCAGAGCACAGGGAGAGGGGTGGATCAGTGAAGAGGTTTAATCGACTGCACTGTAGCGTATGACATAGCACTGTAGCGTATGACATAGCACTGTAGCGTATGACATAGCACTGTAGTGTATGACATAGCACTGTAGTGTATGACATAGCACTGTAGCGTATGACATAGCACTGTAGCGTATGACATAGCACTGTAGCGTATGACATAGCACTGTAGCGTATGACATAGCACTGTAGCGTATGACATAGCACTGTAGCGTATGACATTGCACTGTAGCGTATGACATAGCACTGTAGCGTATGACATAGCACTGTAGCGTATGACATAGCACTGTAGCGTATGACATAGCACTGTAGCGTATGACATAGCACTGTAGCGTATGACATTGCACTGTAGCGTATGACATAGCACTGTAGCGTATGACATAGCACTGTAGCGTATGACATAGCACTGTAGCGTATGACATAGCACTGTAGCGTATGACTGTATAGCACTGTAGCGTATGACATAGCACTGTAGCGTATGACATAGCACTGTAGCGTATGACATAGCACTGTAGCGTATGACATAGCACTGTAGCGTATGACATTGCACTGTAGCGTATGACATAGCACTGTAGCGTATGACATAGCACTGTAGCGTATGACATAGCACTGTAGCGTATGACATAGCACTGTAGCGTATGACATAGCACTGTAGCGTATGACATAGCACTGTAGCGTATGACATTGCACTGTAGCGTATGACATAGCACTGTAGCGTATGACATAGCACTGTAGCGTATGACATAGCACTGTAGCGTATGACATAGCATAGAATAAACCAATATTGATCACTATAGATATAGATCAATATAGACTACAAATCGAGATATAGCTGATTATCAGATATAAGTCCTTCAGCTATTTATTGATGGCTGAGGTTTGACTGACACTGTGCAGTGCATGACTGCTTCAGTATTCTGTGTTACAGTACAACTGAGAGGGAGCATGGCAGTATGAAACAAGACAACAGTTCTACTCCAGCAGGGGAATGTCAAATATTTACTACATATTAGTTAACAAAATGGTTCAACACTGACAAAATCTCCATTATAACCTCTGGCAATAGTGATAAAAAAGAATCCtcttaaatgtacttaagtataaCAAGCAGTGTAAAACAGTGAAGGAGAGAGCCCTTATGTGCAAGAACCGTCCAGCAATATTCATTAAGCCTCTGACACTTTTACACCAGTCTAAAGAGCTCTTTATCTAGCCTGTGATCTGGCCTGTGATCTGGCCTGTGATCTGGCATGCGATCTGGCCTGCGATCTGGCCTGCGATCTGGCCTGCGATCTGGCCTGCGATCTGGCCTGCGATCTGGCCTGCGATCTGGCCTGCGATCTGGCCTGCGATCTGGCCTGCGATCTGGCCTGTGATCTGGCCTGTGATCTGGCCTCATCAATTATGATCAGGAGAACTGAATGATAAAGGATGAACAGGAATACGTGTGAAATGTTTCAACAAAACCTGCTTCCTTATATAGTGGGATCTCCTTACGGTGAGAAGACTGGTTCAGATCAAGGACTGCTGTCTTTTTGTCCCATGGATATAAACCTATCTTTAAGTTATTAGACACACTTATGCACTGGGAAAAAATTACTTCACAGACTGTAGCCCATGTTTGTGGGAAATATATTATTTACATGTTTGGTTCACATTCAAACACATTCTCAGAAATGTAACTATTGTACAAAGACAACCATACAAACACGTATTTAAATATACCTACCAGGCATGCAACTAGTACAGAGTCACTGTTGTTCCGCTCCGCTGGTGAGCGACACAGTTCGATTAGTCGAGGGACAGCTGGAGAAATGGAAGACCATGGTCAGTTTAGAAATTGTGTTGTCGATTGACCTACACAAAGTTCCTATCataggaggctgctgagaggaggacggctcataacaatgtctggaatggagtcaatggaatggtatcaaacacatggaaaccatgtatttgGTTGAGTTCGATTACCATTCCATTAAACCCATTAAAGCCAATACTATGAGCCTGCTTTCCCAATTaatgtgccaccaacctcctgtagtTCCTATAACTACtgtgattacatttacatttttacatttacatttaagtcatttagcagacgctcttatccagagcgacttacaaattggtgcattcaccttatgacatccagtggaacagccactttacaatagtgcatctaaatcttttaaggggggtgagaaggattactttatcctatcctaggtattccttaaagaggtggggtttcaggtgtctccggaaggtggtgattgactccgctgtcctggcgtcgtgagggagtgtgttccaccattggggagccagagcagcgaacagttttgactgggctgagcgggaactgtacttcctcagtggtagggaggcgagcaggccagaggtggattaCGAGAGTAAAAAAGGGTTGAAAAGTATGGGGACTGGTTTGACCTGAGAGGGCCTCTACCTTGCAGCTGGATGGCTGTTTGGGCTATGTCCGGGTCTCTGCTCAGACGGGCCAGTGTGACAGCGGCTTTCTGCTGGACCCTCTCGCACGCGGCGCCCTCCGATGGACTAGAGGAGGACGGCTTCTCACCCAGCAGCTGGAGCAGTCTCTCAACACCTAgcagacacaacacacaacacagacagacagaggatgtAGACacatcacacagacagacagaggaagtagacacatcacacagacagacagacagaggatgtagacacacaacacacagacagacagaggatgtagacacacaacacaaagacagacagaggaaatagacacatcacacacagacagacagaggaagtagacacaccacacagacagaggaagtagacacaccacacacagacagacagaggaagtagacacaacacacagacagacagaggaagtacacacaaaacacacacagacagacagaggacgtggacacatcacacacagacagaggatatagacaacaacacaaagacagacagaggatgTAGACacatcacacagacagacagaggaagtagacacatcacacagacagacagaggaagtagactcaacacacacagacagacagaggaagtaaacacaacacacaaacagacagaggacgtagacacaacacacacacagacagaggatatagacaacaacacacagacagacagagaaagtagacacatcaaacagacagacagagaaagtagacaacacacagacagacagaggaagtagacacaacacaaagacagacagaggaagtagacacaacacacacacagacagaggatgtagactcaacacacacagacagatagtggaagtagacacaacacacacacagacagaggacgtagacacaacacacagacagacagaggaagtagacacaacacacagacagaggatgtagactcaacacacacagacagatagtggaagtagacacaacacacacagacagaggaagtagacacatcacacagacagacagaggaagtagacacatcacacacacagacagaggacgTAGACacatcacacagacagacagaggaagtagacacaacacacacagacagacagaggaagtagactcaacacacacagacagaggacgtagacaacaacacacagacagaggaagtagacacaacacacacacagacagacagacagaggacgagagaaacaggagaaaaagACAAATCAAACATGGAGTCAGGGGCTTTAATACACAACATCAACAAGAAAGAGTCAGGGGACAGAGACTAATAGGGTTGAGGAAGCAGGCAACATGGCAGAAATGTGGGTTTACGTTGTCATCTTGAGGATTTTAAGAGAATTGCAATAAAAAAGAAATATCTGATTGTCATCTCTCTGTTAACTCCCTCCTTTGATATTAATCAATGTCTCTGTCATGACCAGCGAATACATGTGTGGAGATATTTAACATGATGTTAGTCTCATTCACATACATCAAATACTGGTAAAAACAGTTTTTTGCGTACCTTTCTCTTGCAGAATTTCAGGTGCAGACTGCTCCAAAACAGAGAGGTTTGCCAAGATGGTAACCACCTAAACGGACCACAGTCAACAGGGCATACCAGAGATTTGACAACACTCAACCCATTTTAGCATGCCTCCTTGTAAAATATGACAGTGCTGGGCATGAATTACTCAAATTCTACAGTACGTTGACTTATGGTAAATCTGTTCTTATGGGATGCCCTCTTAGGAAATTAGGAAGATATGGCAGGTGTGTACACATGAAGgtgtttacatacagtggggcaaaaaagtatttagtcagccaccaattgtgcaagttctcccacttaaaaagatgagagaggcctgtaattttcatcattgaAACCATGGTCTTGGTTGAGCAATAATCTACATATAGATCAGCATGTTCTCTACCTGGTCTTTAGAGTAGGGAGTATCAACTCTCTGGCGGTCTTTGCATGCCTTTAGGAGGATGTGGATGGCGTTGAGCTGGAGGAGGATCTCACAGGCCATGCTGTCGAAGAATGTGATGTTGGCAAGGGCAGCAGATGCCAGGAGGAAGACCTCACCACAGGAGGCACTCCCACACAACTCTGGAGGAAACACACAAACCTTGATCTTCAAAAATCACCTTGACCTCATGGACCTTACATTCATAGCTCCACCtttgaatttgagtggttacattttcTGCATCCCCATCCCAAAACTAAGTGAAGGAGCTGCCCGTTCTCTTGTTTTTCCTTTAAAGTGTTTCAGAATGAACAGACTGATCTAGCCACATCAAAGCCCTGCAGTACAGCATCCATGCACTCACTGATGAGAGCGGTGACAATGTCCTCCATGCTCTCCAGGAAGCTGCCCAGGTGTTGGGTGGAGGTGTGGTGGGGTGAGGTGATCTGGGCCACCACTGCCGCTGCCTCTGCCCTCGCCGACTCAGCTCTGTTCTCATTGGTCAGGATGTCCGCCAAGCACAGGATCCCATCCACCTGTAAGACGGGTGACGCATATGAATAGCAGACAATGACAAGCACAGGATCCCATCCACCTATAAGACGGGTGACGATATGAATAGCAGACAATGACAAGCACAGGATCCCATCCACCTGTAAGACGGGTGACGCATATGAATAGCAGACGATGACAAGCACAGGATCCCATCCACCTGTAAGACGGGTGACGCATATGAATAGCAGACGATGACAAGCACAGGATCCCATCCACCTGTAAGACGGGTGACGCATATGAATAGCAGACAATGACAAGCACATTCTGTTATGTCGA is part of the Oncorhynchus keta strain PuntledgeMale-10-30-2019 chromosome 26, Oket_V2, whole genome shotgun sequence genome and encodes:
- the LOC118377672 gene encoding protein inscuteable homolog isoform X3 gives rise to the protein MSSRMHSLQVDSVQRWMEDLRHMTEVECMCVLQAKAIGVEEDAQGELIVATRDHVARDNLQTLLRRALVVSTELGKMFQRLEKGRWQRVHSTAVRANCHVRSLVHEYSAARNTPSEMQKYEKSLLEKCMELTTITEKCLHTEDEFFLKSMREAINEILTDVSDSFSHMIDMALANEIQILIRKIESSDSVYTIGSDISNLLSLTQDGPQLCRIIAKEGAVVALFKICRQDCFSDLYAHALRAVASICCVEEGINQLEKVDGILCLADILTNENRAESARAEAAAVVAQITSPHHTSTQHLGSFLESMEDIVTALIKLCGSASCGEVFLLASAALANITFFDSMACEILLQLNAIHILLKACKDRQRVDTPYSKDQVVTILANLSVLEQSAPEILQEKGVERLLQLLGEKPSSSSPSEGAACERVQQKAAVTLARLSRDPDIAQTAIQLQGCPEEAGSRVSRQHRGHRPPAADQAQTGGLFPAVLQHGRELCMRRELYRTIQSGGVGCTGTGGVSVTTHSSLRLKNTQDKGGVGCTGTGGVSVTTHSSLRLKNTQDKRRGWVHRHWRSLSDHSLQPET